The following are encoded together in the Clostridium sp. 'White wine YQ' genome:
- the ric gene encoding iron-sulfur cluster repair di-iron protein: MSRVINENLKLGEVVSIFPDSTKIFNDIKIDYCCGGHDSLGAALREKALNVDVFVDKLNEEYEKFKNSNSEYIDWREVDSIKLIENVVNTHHAYTFRSIKEIDELLLKILKVHFEHHSEELLKVHRLFGSLKVELEEHLIKEEKNLFPLMERYFIAKDENLRIEVKKYIEETEAEHDGAGDILKELEEVTRDFKAPEGACTTFKLVYNKLHDLEKDLFIHIYKENSILFQRV, translated from the coding sequence ATGAGTAGAGTTATAAATGAAAATTTAAAGCTAGGTGAGGTAGTTTCAATTTTCCCAGACTCAACAAAAATATTTAATGATATAAAGATAGATTATTGTTGTGGAGGACATGATAGTTTAGGAGCAGCATTAAGAGAAAAGGCATTAAATGTTGATGTTTTTGTTGATAAGTTAAATGAAGAATATGAAAAGTTCAAAAATTCAAATAGTGAATATATCGACTGGAGAGAAGTTGATTCAATTAAACTAATTGAAAATGTAGTTAATACACACCATGCGTATACTTTTAGAAGTATTAAAGAAATAGATGAACTTTTATTAAAAATACTTAAAGTTCACTTTGAACATCATAGTGAAGAATTACTTAAAGTTCATAGGCTATTTGGAAGCTTAAAAGTTGAATTAGAAGAGCATTTAATAAAAGAAGAGAAAAATCTATTCCCATTAATGGAAAGATATTTTATTGCTAAAGATGAAAATCTAAGAATAGAAGTTAAGAAATATATAGAAGAGACTGAAGCAGAGCATGATGGGGCAGGAGATATCCTAAAGGAACTAGAAGAGGTTACTAGAGATTTTAAAGCACCAGAAGGAGCATGCACAACTTTTAAACTTGTATATAACAAGTTACACGATTTAGAGAAAGATTTATTTATTCATATTTATAAAGAAAACAGTATATTGTTTCAAAGGGTATAG
- a CDS encoding Crp/Fnr family transcriptional regulator, with amino-acid sequence MKVCNCGNCNHSDLCVKKVPIFSFLSEDELKEIKDMTGHKEYKNGEILCQEGERSETLFIINEGKVKLSRITKDGKEQIIRILSEGEFFGELNLFTDENIYKFTVIAISKVKICTLTKEDMDKILEKNSAIAFKILKEVTKKLSETEELAQNLATNDAEIRIAHMLLEFLEKYGEEKDGVSQIKLPINREEMANYTGLTRETISRKLSKLEDSGVISLKGNKIIVVNDKEALIEYVE; translated from the coding sequence ATGAAAGTTTGTAATTGTGGCAATTGTAATCATAGCGATTTGTGTGTAAAGAAGGTTCCCATATTCTCATTTTTATCAGAAGATGAATTAAAAGAAATAAAGGATATGACTGGACATAAAGAATATAAAAATGGTGAAATACTTTGTCAGGAAGGGGAACGCTCTGAAACATTATTTATTATAAATGAAGGTAAAGTTAAGCTTTCCAGAATAACTAAGGATGGAAAAGAACAGATTATAAGAATTCTTTCAGAAGGTGAGTTTTTTGGAGAACTTAATCTATTTACAGATGAGAATATATATAAATTTACTGTAATAGCTATTAGCAAAGTTAAGATATGCACATTGACTAAAGAAGATATGGATAAGATATTAGAAAAAAATTCTGCTATTGCATTTAAGATATTAAAGGAAGTTACTAAAAAGCTTTCTGAAACAGAGGAACTAGCGCAAAACCTGGCAACGAATGATGCGGAAATAAGAATAGCTCATATGCTTTTAGAATTCTTAGAGAAGTATGGGGAAGAAAAGGATGGAGTAAGCCAAATAAAGCTTCCCATAAATAGAGAAGAAATGGCTAATTACACAGGGTTAACGAGGGAAACTATAAGCAGAAAACTTTCTAAGTTAGAAGACTCAGGGGTAATTTCACTTAAGGGAAATAAGATTATAGTTGTAAATGATAAGGAAGCATTAATTGAATATGTTGAATAA
- a CDS encoding lactonase family protein, whose product MVKHEDKVRIYIGTYTKTGSKGIYTLTLDNLNGKLEDLKVAGELDNPTYITLDSKNNRLFAVTKEGDNGGVASFSINKETGELTFINSQVSPGAPACHVSMNNDKDYLFSANYHTGEVRSYSVNESGVLSDPISVKIHEGSGPNKDRQEKAHVHYVELTPDEKNLFAVDLGIDKVVSYSVNNGSLVYDSENTIALPAGAGPRHLTFHPSMNFAYLLSELSSEVFVLEKCSDDNSYKIKQKVSALPDDFEGESIGAAIHLSPDGKFLYTSNRGHDSIAVFSVDTHSGEIELKATTSVAGKGPRDFDLDPTGKFVVVANQDTDNLTLFSRDIVSGLLTKLEQEVSIPTPVCVKFL is encoded by the coding sequence ATGGTAAAACATGAAGATAAAGTGAGAATTTATATTGGTACATATACTAAGACTGGTAGTAAGGGTATATATACACTTACTCTAGATAATTTAAATGGTAAACTAGAAGATTTAAAAGTTGCTGGGGAATTAGACAACCCTACCTACATTACTTTAGACAGTAAAAATAACAGACTTTTTGCTGTAACTAAAGAAGGGGATAATGGTGGTGTAGCTAGCTTTTCTATAAATAAAGAAACTGGAGAATTAACTTTTATAAATAGTCAGGTATCTCCTGGAGCTCCTGCTTGTCATGTTAGCATGAACAATGATAAGGATTACTTATTTTCAGCAAATTATCATACAGGAGAAGTTAGATCCTACTCTGTTAATGAAAGCGGAGTTCTTAGCGACCCAATTTCAGTAAAAATTCATGAAGGATCAGGCCCAAATAAAGATAGACAAGAAAAAGCTCATGTTCATTATGTTGAATTAACTCCAGATGAAAAGAATCTTTTTGCAGTAGACTTAGGTATTGATAAAGTTGTAAGCTATTCTGTTAATAATGGCTCATTAGTTTACGATTCTGAAAATACTATTGCTTTACCTGCTGGTGCAGGTCCTAGACACTTAACCTTCCATCCATCTATGAATTTTGCGTACTTATTATCAGAACTTTCATCAGAAGTTTTTGTACTAGAAAAATGTTCTGATGATAATTCTTATAAAATAAAGCAAAAAGTTTCAGCTCTACCAGATGATTTTGAAGGTGAAAGTATTGGAGCTGCAATTCATTTATCACCAGATGGAAAATTCCTTTATACTTCAAATAGAGGACATGACTCTATTGCAGTATTTTCTGTAGATACTCATTCTGGAGAAATCGAATTAAAAGCTACTACATCTGTTGCTGGAAAAGGTCCAAGAGACTTTGATTTAGATCCGACAGGCAAATTTGTAGTAGTTGCTAACCAGGATACAGATAACTTAACTTTATTTTCTAGAGATATTGTATCTGGATTATTAACTAAACTTGAGCAAGAAGTTTCAATTCCTACTCCAGTATGTGTTAAATTCCTATAA
- a CDS encoding nitroreductase family protein — protein sequence MNEVLKAIEARRSIRAYKPEQIKDEELNEILRAGNLAPSAMNQKPWNFTVVQNKELIGKLNDFCKKAMQRDNNKDLDLFYNAPTLIVVSSDAKAIAPEIDGALALGNMFLAAESLGIGSCWIHAVKALYTTEEGKELIKELNLPEGYSIIGSGVFGYKVAPANTPRKEGTVNIIK from the coding sequence ATGAATGAAGTTTTGAAAGCAATTGAAGCAAGAAGAAGCATTCGTGCTTATAAGCCAGAACAAATTAAAGATGAGGAATTAAATGAGATATTAAGAGCTGGAAACCTTGCTCCTAGTGCAATGAATCAAAAGCCTTGGAACTTTACTGTAGTTCAAAATAAAGAACTTATAGGAAAACTAAATGATTTCTGTAAGAAAGCTATGCAAAGGGATAACAACAAAGATTTAGATCTTTTTTATAATGCACCTACACTTATAGTTGTTTCTAGTGATGCTAAAGCTATAGCTCCAGAAATAGATGGAGCCCTTGCCTTAGGTAATATGTTCTTAGCAGCAGAATCTCTAGGAATCGGTTCTTGCTGGATACATGCAGTAAAAGCTTTATATACTACTGAAGAAGGTAAAGAATTAATAAAAGAACTTAATTTACCTGAAGGATATTCAATAATAGGGTCAGGTGTTTTTGGATATAAGGTTGCACCTGCAAATACTCCAAGAAAAGAAGGAACTGTTAACATAATAAAATAA
- a CDS encoding MutS-related protein yields the protein MFGFNKQQMIGLINSYWPKSHKSKRNLEKIKEDCNIIRSVEKEENYINDQSFDDLSMEEVFKTVDRTNSSPGEAMLMYTLTNPIFDIKELEKRDKIVDEIKENKNLRDKLNYLFFDLGREGKREVLSFILDDKKGSKLKRLVYMIIGSLIPLCILGAIWIDLRFIFLALVVYLVNIEIHYHRENKYELWNIPYLAKLISTLKKVKEIDDYEFREFRDKACDIYERIKPINKEMFYISKSEEVDSLLDLIFLFFLLQERGYYKFIEILPKYREDLYEAYKLIGEIDTYCSIAALREDLRYYSKPEFNKKKEIKIEEGYHILLENPIANSIEVNKTGAIITGSNMSGKSTFLKMVSLNCLFAQTLYTCTSKRYEGDLFHIITSLNPKEDILEGRSYYLGEAKAILNILQEQEKGKNVVCFIDEIFRGTNPLERISASRALLNYFHKAKVLCLISTHDIEITRSFDDKYNFYHFEDDVSKEKGLIFDYHIKRGIGTKSNAIKLLEYIGYPEEITKEANETIEELRKLI from the coding sequence ATGTTTGGATTTAATAAACAGCAAATGATAGGACTTATAAACTCTTATTGGCCTAAAAGTCATAAATCCAAGAGGAATCTTGAGAAGATAAAAGAAGACTGCAACATAATAAGAAGTGTAGAAAAAGAAGAAAATTACATAAATGATCAAAGCTTCGATGATTTATCAATGGAGGAAGTATTTAAGACCGTTGATAGAACCAATAGTTCTCCTGGCGAGGCAATGCTTATGTACACTTTAACAAATCCTATTTTTGATATTAAGGAGCTTGAAAAGAGAGATAAAATAGTTGATGAAATAAAAGAGAATAAAAACTTAAGAGATAAGTTAAATTACTTATTTTTTGATTTAGGTAGAGAAGGGAAAAGGGAAGTGCTTTCTTTTATACTTGATGATAAAAAAGGAAGTAAGCTTAAGAGATTAGTATATATGATAATAGGGAGCCTTATTCCGTTATGTATACTGGGAGCTATTTGGATAGATTTAAGATTTATATTTTTGGCTTTGGTTGTTTATCTTGTAAATATAGAGATACATTATCATAGGGAAAATAAATATGAACTTTGGAATATACCTTACTTGGCTAAACTTATAAGTACATTGAAAAAGGTTAAGGAAATAGATGATTATGAATTTAGAGAATTTAGGGATAAGGCCTGTGATATTTATGAAAGAATAAAGCCTATAAATAAAGAGATGTTCTATATATCAAAAAGTGAGGAGGTAGATTCACTACTAGATTTAATATTTCTATTTTTCTTACTTCAAGAAAGAGGATATTATAAGTTTATTGAAATATTGCCTAAGTATAGAGAAGATTTATATGAAGCATATAAATTAATAGGAGAAATAGATACTTATTGCTCTATTGCTGCCTTAAGAGAGGATTTGAGGTATTATTCTAAACCTGAGTTTAATAAGAAGAAAGAGATAAAAATTGAAGAAGGATATCATATATTATTAGAAAATCCAATTGCAAACTCTATAGAAGTTAATAAAACGGGAGCAATAATAACAGGAAGTAATATGTCAGGAAAATCAACATTCCTAAAGATGGTTTCGTTAAATTGTCTTTTTGCTCAAACATTATATACTTGTACCTCAAAAAGATATGAAGGAGACCTTTTTCATATAATAACCTCATTAAATCCTAAGGAAGATATTTTAGAGGGAAGAAGTTATTATTTGGGTGAGGCTAAGGCTATATTGAATATTCTTCAAGAACAAGAAAAAGGCAAGAATGTTGTTTGTTTTATAGATGAGATATTTAGAGGAACTAATCCATTAGAGAGAATCAGTGCATCTAGAGCGTTGCTTAATTACTTTCATAAAGCAAAAGTACTATGTCTTATTTCTACTCATGATATAGAAATAACAAGATCTTTTGATGATAAATATAATTTCTATCATTTTGAAGATGATGTTAGTAAAGAAAAAGGATTAATTTTTGATTATCATATTAAGAGAGGAATAGGAACTAAAAGTAATGCTATTAAGCTTCTTGAATATATAGGTTATCCCGAAGAGATAACAAAAGAAGCAAATGAAACCATAGAAGAATTAAGAAAACTTATATAA
- a CDS encoding cobalt-precorrin-6A reductase: protein MIGLIVGTSEGKELLEGLNKFTEDIFVSTATNYGGDLLKGYKYKFLNTKPLNKEELKNKLEEYGVRKLIDASHPYALEVSINAMEAAKELSIEYIRYERPSVIDKYRDNRLVNIISDYSELKSSLSSVKGNVLNTTGSRNIKKILDLKIENRMIHRVLASLKVMEELCNLGIEPEDIIAVKGVFSEEFNRAVLREYKCDAIIMKDSGVEGGTVQKVEAALKENVKIVVIGRKQLEYKRVFTNINELITYVS from the coding sequence ATGATAGGATTAATTGTAGGCACTTCAGAAGGAAAAGAATTATTAGAAGGACTTAATAAATTCACAGAAGATATATTTGTATCTACCGCTACTAATTATGGTGGAGATTTATTAAAGGGATATAAATATAAGTTTTTAAATACTAAACCATTAAATAAAGAGGAACTAAAAAATAAACTTGAAGAGTATGGTGTTAGAAAGCTAATCGATGCTTCCCATCCCTATGCGTTAGAGGTGTCAATAAATGCGATGGAAGCAGCAAAAGAGCTATCCATTGAATATATAAGGTATGAGAGACCTTCCGTAATAGATAAATATAGGGATAATAGATTAGTTAATATAATATCGGATTATAGTGAACTTAAGAGCTCTCTTTCTAGCGTAAAGGGCAATGTATTAAATACAACAGGAAGTAGAAATATAAAGAAAATTTTAGATTTAAAAATAGAAAATCGAATGATTCACAGAGTTCTTGCGTCATTAAAAGTCATGGAGGAACTATGTAATCTTGGAATTGAGCCTGAAGATATAATAGCAGTGAAAGGTGTGTTCTCAGAAGAGTTTAATAGAGCTGTTTTGAGGGAATATAAGTGCGATGCTATAATAATGAAGGACTCAGGAGTAGAAGGTGGAACTGTTCAAAAGGTAGAAGCTGCATTAAAAGAGAACGTTAAAATAGTAGTTATAGGTAGAAAACAACTAGAATATAAAAGAGTCTTTACCAACATTAATGAGCTCATAACCTATGTATCATAA
- the cobJ gene encoding precorrin-3B C(17)-methyltransferase: MGKLYIVGIGPGGIEHMSLRAKEVVENSDIIVGYNKYIEMIKPLVKDKEVYSNGMKGEEERCREALKLSKEKNVALISTGDSGIYGMAGLILELRNNEEVEIIPGITASSAAASVLGAPLMHDNCNISLSDLMTDYEDIKKRVKLAAEGDFVISLYNPKSKGRPHYLKEAIEIIKEFRGENTPVGVVKNALREGQEYWITTLKDFTDEEVNMFSIVIIGNSKSFIKDGFFITPRGYKLEK, encoded by the coding sequence ATGGGAAAGCTTTATATAGTAGGAATAGGTCCTGGAGGAATTGAACACATGTCTCTTAGAGCAAAAGAGGTGGTTGAAAATTCAGATATAATAGTTGGATATAATAAGTACATAGAAATGATAAAACCTTTAGTAAAGGATAAAGAAGTTTATTCTAATGGTATGAAGGGTGAGGAAGAAAGATGTAGAGAAGCTCTTAAGCTTTCTAAAGAGAAGAATGTTGCATTAATAAGTACTGGAGATTCAGGAATATACGGAATGGCTGGGCTTATATTAGAGCTTAGAAATAATGAAGAAGTAGAGATCATACCAGGAATAACTGCATCCTCTGCAGCTGCATCAGTACTAGGTGCACCACTTATGCATGATAATTGTAATATCTCTCTTTCTGATTTAATGACAGATTATGAAGATATAAAAAAGAGAGTTAAGCTCGCAGCTGAAGGAGATTTTGTTATTTCACTATATAATCCAAAATCAAAGGGAAGACCTCATTACTTAAAAGAAGCTATAGAAATAATAAAGGAATTCAGGGGAGAAAATACTCCTGTAGGGGTTGTAAAAAATGCATTAAGAGAGGGACAAGAATATTGGATAACTACTCTTAAGGATTTTACAGATGAAGAAGTTAATATGTTTTCTATAGTAATCATAGGGAACTCAAAAAGTTTTATTAAAGATGGTTTCTTTATAACTCCGAGAGGATATAAATTGGAGAAGTAA
- the cbiG gene encoding cobalt-precorrin 5A hydrolase, whose amino-acid sequence MLYILSLSKLGDKVAENISGKLGGRIITKETIVRDGLSNVAREAMENARGIIFISSTGIALRAIAPYLKGKTVDPGVVVVDAVGKFSISLLSGHLGGGNELALKVSEVINATPVITTATDALGVKAPDIIAKENYLLINDMKKAKEISSLLTEGEKIGFVDTLGKIEIPEGYVEEDIEAKAKVVVTNKILNEDALVLIRKNIILGIGCKKDTSTDKLRAFIKEALIEHGYLLKAVDKISTVDLKSEEKAILNLAKELEVPIDIHGRESIENVEHLFKGSEFVKKSIGVSSVAEPCVYLSGGEILVNRIAKEGMTLCIGERIE is encoded by the coding sequence ATGCTATATATTCTAAGTTTATCAAAGCTAGGAGATAAAGTAGCTGAGAATATATCAGGAAAACTAGGGGGAAGGATAATTACTAAAGAAACTATCGTAAGAGATGGATTAAGTAATGTTGCAAGGGAAGCAATGGAAAATGCTAGGGGCATTATATTTATATCTTCTACGGGAATAGCGTTAAGGGCAATTGCTCCATATTTAAAAGGAAAAACAGTGGACCCAGGAGTAGTTGTGGTGGATGCTGTTGGAAAGTTTTCTATAAGTCTATTAAGTGGACATTTAGGAGGCGGAAACGAATTAGCACTTAAGGTTTCAGAAGTAATTAATGCAACTCCAGTAATAACAACAGCTACAGACGCATTAGGAGTAAAAGCACCAGATATTATAGCAAAAGAAAATTATCTACTAATTAATGATATGAAGAAAGCAAAAGAAATTTCTAGTTTGCTTACAGAAGGTGAAAAGATAGGATTTGTAGATACGTTAGGCAAGATAGAAATTCCAGAAGGATATGTAGAGGAAGATATAGAAGCAAAAGCAAAAGTTGTTGTTACAAATAAAATATTGAATGAAGATGCTCTTGTACTTATAAGAAAAAATATAATACTAGGCATTGGGTGTAAGAAGGATACGTCAACGGATAAATTAAGAGCCTTTATAAAGGAAGCATTAATTGAGCATGGATATTTACTAAAAGCAGTAGATAAGATTAGCACTGTAGATTTAAAAAGTGAAGAAAAAGCTATTTTAAACTTAGCAAAGGAGCTTGAAGTTCCAATAGATATTCATGGGAGAGAGAGTATAGAAAATGTTGAGCATTTATTTAAAGGCAGTGAGTTTGTAAAGAAATCAATAGGGGTAAGTTCCGTGGCAGAGCCATGTGTTTACTTGAGTGGTGGAGAGATATTAGTAAATAGAATTGCAAAGGAAGGGATGACACTTTGCATTGGAGAAAGGATAGAATAG
- the cobM gene encoding precorrin-4 C(11)-methyltransferase — translation MLYFIGAGPGDVDLITVKGRDILTKCDVVIYAGSLVNAKHLEFCRRECEIYNSANMTLEDVINVIKEKHFEGKTIVRLHTGDPSIYGAIKEQMDELDKLSIDYEVIPGVSSFTAAAAAIKKEFTLPSVSQTVILTRVEGRTPVPEKEDLEGLAAHKASMALFLSISMIDKVVDKLKKGYGTGTIPIAVIEKATWEDERIIIGTLDDISQKVKEAGIKKTAQILVGEFIDCEYEKSLLYDKHFTHEFRKGV, via the coding sequence ATGCTTTATTTTATTGGAGCAGGTCCTGGGGATGTAGATTTGATAACTGTAAAAGGAAGAGATATATTAACTAAATGCGATGTAGTAATATATGCAGGGTCTTTAGTAAACGCAAAGCATTTAGAGTTTTGCAGAAGAGAATGTGAAATATATAATTCAGCAAATATGACACTTGAGGATGTTATTAATGTTATTAAGGAAAAACACTTTGAAGGAAAAACAATAGTTAGACTTCATACTGGAGACCCGTCAATCTATGGAGCAATAAAGGAACAGATGGATGAGCTTGATAAGCTTTCAATAGACTATGAAGTTATTCCTGGGGTAAGTTCATTTACAGCAGCTGCGGCAGCTATTAAAAAAGAATTCACCCTTCCAAGTGTAAGTCAAACAGTAATTTTAACTAGAGTAGAAGGAAGAACTCCAGTGCCTGAGAAGGAAGACTTAGAAGGATTAGCAGCTCATAAGGCATCTATGGCTTTATTTTTATCAATATCAATGATTGATAAAGTAGTTGATAAGCTAAAAAAAGGATATGGTACAGGGACAATACCTATCGCAGTTATAGAAAAGGCTACTTGGGAAGATGAAAGAATAATAATAGGAACCTTAGATGATATTTCACAAAAAGTAAAAGAAGCTGGAATAAAGAAAACTGCTCAAATATTAGTAGGGGAATTTATTGATTGTGAGTATGAAAAATCCTTACTTTACGATAAGCATTTTACCCACGAGTTTAGAAAGGGAGTATAG
- a CDS encoding cobalt-factor II C(20)-methyltransferase, which produces MNKLYGIGMGPGDPELLTLKAVKAIEASDVIVAPTSEDGGVSIAYETAKDYISKDTKVIIAHFPMGKKDTKSKVQEIYEAIKRELEEGKTVSFLTIGDPLVYSTYVHLLKYIQNNGFTVETIPGITSFCAAASLTDRPVVMGNEALLVIPAGKVHEIRDEKYVVVMKVYKKEREVIETLEEKGFEYVMVRRAGREGEAIIYDKEEIFKECEYMSLILASR; this is translated from the coding sequence ATGAATAAATTATATGGAATAGGAATGGGACCTGGAGATCCAGAATTATTAACACTAAAAGCAGTTAAGGCAATAGAAGCTTCGGATGTTATAGTTGCCCCAACTTCAGAAGATGGCGGAGTAAGTATAGCGTATGAAACAGCTAAGGATTATATAAGTAAGGATACTAAGGTAATAATTGCACATTTCCCTATGGGAAAAAAAGATACTAAATCGAAAGTACAAGAGATATATGAGGCTATAAAAAGAGAATTAGAAGAGGGCAAAACTGTAAGTTTTTTAACTATAGGAGATCCATTAGTATATTCAACATACGTACATCTTCTTAAATATATACAGAATAATGGTTTTACAGTAGAAACAATTCCAGGAATAACTTCATTTTGTGCTGCAGCATCGTTGACAGACAGACCAGTTGTTATGGGAAATGAAGCTCTTTTAGTTATTCCAGCTGGAAAAGTTCATGAGATAAGAGATGAAAAGTATGTTGTTGTAATGAAGGTATACAAAAAGGAAAGAGAAGTAATTGAGACTCTTGAAGAAAAAGGTTTTGAATATGTTATGGTAAGAAGAGCTGGTAGAGAAGGAGAGGCCATAATATATGATAAAGAGGAGATATTTAAAGAGTGTGAATATATGTCATTGATATTAGCAAGTAGATAG
- the cbiT gene encoding precorrin-6Y C5,15-methyltransferase (decarboxylating) subunit CbiT — protein MIYIKDEEFIRGKVPMTKEEVRILSISKLELSTSSKVLDVGAGTGSVSVQMSKICKSVIAIEKEQDAFNLILENKNKFNCDNLEVILGEALHTLNNFPDDSFDGIFIGGSGGNLEEIISASHKKLKKLGKIVLNFITIDNCYKACEVLKALNYNIEITQVNISKNVKGSYMLTSNNGIFIVSGRKEITNE, from the coding sequence ATGATATATATAAAAGACGAAGAGTTTATAAGAGGAAAAGTTCCTATGACGAAAGAAGAAGTAAGAATTTTATCTATTTCGAAATTAGAGCTTAGTACCTCTTCGAAAGTACTTGATGTAGGGGCAGGAACTGGGTCTGTGTCAGTTCAAATGAGTAAGATATGCAAAAGTGTAATTGCAATTGAAAAAGAGCAAGATGCTTTTAATCTTATATTAGAGAATAAGAATAAATTTAATTGTGATAATCTTGAAGTTATATTAGGGGAAGCATTACACACCTTAAATAATTTCCCGGATGATAGCTTTGATGGGATTTTTATAGGTGGAAGTGGAGGAAACTTAGAAGAAATAATTTCAGCTTCTCATAAAAAACTTAAGAAATTAGGAAAAATAGTTTTAAATTTTATTACCATAGATAATTGTTATAAAGCATGTGAGGTGCTAAAAGCTTTAAATTATAATATTGAGATAACACAGGTTAATATAAGCAAGAATGTAAAAGGAAGTTATATGTTAACAAGCAATAATGGAATATTTATAGTTAGCGGAAGAAAGGAAATTACAAATGAATAA
- the cbiE gene encoding precorrin-6y C5,15-methyltransferase (decarboxylating) subunit CbiE, which translates to MINLVGLGPGNKEYMIFKAVEVLEDSSLIVGFSRAIDSIDFVDNPKKKVQKLADIVDIIKDNVDKNIAIVASGDPTFYGVLNYLKENLLEEINVVPGLSSFQYLMSKLSLPWNGAKLSSLHGREGEFIEEIKSSKLTIWLTDNKNTPSKLAKDIFEENIEATIYVGENLSYEDEKITIGIPVEIMNKSFSSLSVLVVERK; encoded by the coding sequence ATGATTAATTTAGTTGGATTAGGCCCTGGAAATAAAGAGTATATGATATTTAAAGCAGTGGAAGTTTTAGAGGATAGTTCACTAATAGTAGGTTTTAGTAGAGCTATAGATTCAATAGATTTTGTTGATAATCCTAAGAAAAAAGTGCAAAAACTTGCAGATATTGTGGATATAATCAAAGACAATGTGGATAAAAATATTGCCATAGTAGCTTCTGGAGATCCAACTTTTTATGGAGTGCTAAACTATTTGAAAGAAAACTTACTAGAAGAAATAAATGTGGTCCCAGGCTTAAGTTCATTTCAATATTTAATGAGTAAATTGTCTTTGCCTTGGAATGGGGCAAAATTATCTTCATTGCATGGTAGAGAAGGAGAATTTATTGAGGAGATAAAATCATCGAAACTTACTATATGGCTTACAGATAATAAAAATACTCCTAGTAAATTGGCAAAGGATATCTTTGAAGAAAATATAGAAGCTACAATTTATGTTGGAGAAAACTTATCCTATGAAGATGAGAAAATAACTATTGGGATACCAGTAGAAATAATGAATAAAAGTTTTAGTAGTTTAAGCGTATTGGTGGTGGAGAGAAAATGA